One Pseudomonas lalucatii genomic window carries:
- the gcvH gene encoding glycine cleavage system protein GcvH, producing MSELRFTVDHEWLRQDADGLVTVGITAFAQDALGDVVFVQLPDAQSYAAGAEVAVLESVKAASNIAMPLAGEIVEVNAELESSPELVNEDPLGKGWFFRFRPADAGAVAELLDQAGYDRLLKANDDA from the coding sequence ATGAGCGAGTTGCGTTTTACTGTCGATCACGAATGGCTGCGTCAGGACGCCGATGGCCTGGTTACCGTTGGCATCACCGCTTTCGCCCAGGACGCCCTGGGTGACGTGGTGTTCGTGCAGCTGCCGGACGCGCAGTCCTACGCCGCGGGCGCCGAAGTGGCCGTGCTGGAGTCGGTGAAGGCCGCCAGCAACATCGCCATGCCGCTGGCAGGCGAAATCGTCGAAGTGAACGCCGAGCTGGAAAGCAGCCCGGAGCTGGTCAACGAAGACCCGCTGGGCAAGGGCTGGTTCTTCCGCTTCCGTCCGGCCGATGCCGGCGCAGTCGCCGAGCTGCTCGACCAGGCCGGCTACGACCGCCTGCTCAAAGCCAACGACGACGCCTGA
- a CDS encoding alpha-ketoacid dehydrogenase subunit beta, which produces MSERKLSLLEAVNLALHRAMAEDDDVVVLGEDIGVNGGVFRATAGLREAFGFKRVIDTPLAETMIAGLAVGMAAQGLKPVMEIQFMGFIYPALDQLVSHASRLRNRTRGRLTCPMVLRTPMGAGIRAPEHHSESTEALFAHIPGLRVVMPSSPARAYGLLLAAIDDPDPVIFLEPTRLYRMNPQVLVDDGKRLPLDSCFTLREGGDLTLVSWGASVHETLQAAARLAEQGIAAEVIDVACVKPLDLDTLEASVRKTGRCVIVHEAPKSCAVGAEIAASLYERALLDLQAPIQRVTAPDIPPPLYRLEQLYIPGVEDILAACDTVLNYA; this is translated from the coding sequence ATGAGTGAACGCAAGCTGAGCCTGCTGGAGGCGGTCAACCTGGCCCTGCACCGGGCCATGGCCGAGGACGACGACGTCGTGGTGCTCGGCGAGGACATCGGCGTCAACGGCGGGGTGTTCCGCGCCACCGCCGGCCTGCGTGAGGCCTTCGGCTTCAAGCGGGTGATCGACACGCCGCTGGCCGAGACGATGATCGCCGGCCTGGCCGTGGGCATGGCCGCCCAGGGCCTGAAACCGGTGATGGAGATCCAGTTCATGGGCTTCATCTACCCGGCCCTGGACCAGCTGGTGTCCCACGCCAGTCGCCTGCGCAACCGCACCCGCGGCCGCCTGACCTGCCCCATGGTGCTGCGCACGCCGATGGGCGCCGGCATCCGCGCCCCGGAACACCACAGCGAGAGCACCGAGGCGCTATTCGCCCATATTCCCGGCCTGCGCGTGGTCATGCCCTCGTCGCCGGCGCGGGCCTACGGCCTGCTGCTGGCGGCGATCGACGACCCCGACCCGGTGATCTTCCTTGAGCCGACCCGGCTGTACCGGATGAATCCTCAGGTGCTGGTCGACGACGGCAAGCGCCTGCCGCTGGACAGCTGCTTCACCCTGCGCGAGGGCGGCGACCTGACCCTGGTCAGCTGGGGCGCCAGCGTCCACGAGACCCTGCAGGCGGCCGCCCGCCTGGCCGAGCAGGGCATCGCCGCCGAGGTGATCGACGTCGCCTGCGTCAAGCCGCTGGACCTCGACACCCTGGAGGCCTCGGTGCGCAAGACCGGGCGCTGCGTGATCGTCCACGAGGCGCCGAAGAGCTGCGCGGTCGGCGCGGAGATCGCCGCCAGCCTCTACGAGCGGGCCCTGCTCGACCTGCAGGCGCCGATCCAGCGGGTCACCGCGCCGGACATCCCGCCGCCGCTGTATCGCCTGGAACAGCTCTACATCCCGGGCGTCGAGGACATCCTCGCGGCCTGCGACACCGTGCTGAACTACGCCTGA
- a CDS encoding DUF1329 domain-containing protein, which translates to MKSTRILHTGALALSLLAGSVMAAVSEQEAAQLGVSLTPLGAQMAGNADGSIPAWTGGLPADAAKVDAKGFLADPFADEQPLFTIDASNAEQYRDKLSAGQLAMLKRYPDSYRLPVYRTHRTAAVPEAIYAAAKRSALNTVPVDGGNGLQNFADSRYYAFPIPKSGVEVVWNHITRYRGGNVRRLITQATPQTNGSYSLVKFEDEVAFPADMPDLDPAKAGNILLYFKQRVTAPARLAGNVLLVHETIDQVKEPRLAWIYNAGQRRVRRAPQVAYDGPGTASDGMRTADNFDLFSGAPDRYDWKLIGKKEMYIPYNSYRLDSPALSYDEVIKAGHINQDLTRYELHRVWEVEATLKGGERHIYAKRHLYFDEDSWQLALVDHYDGRGQLWRVAEGHAQQYFNHKVPSYTLEALYDVVAGRYLALGMKNEEKSAYDFGFDASAADYTPAALRTSGVR; encoded by the coding sequence ATGAAAAGCACAAGAATCCTGCACACCGGCGCATTGGCCCTGAGCCTGCTGGCCGGCAGCGTGATGGCCGCGGTCTCCGAGCAGGAGGCGGCGCAACTGGGCGTCAGCCTGACCCCGCTGGGCGCGCAGATGGCCGGCAATGCCGACGGCAGCATCCCGGCCTGGACTGGCGGCCTGCCGGCCGACGCGGCCAAGGTCGATGCCAAGGGCTTCCTCGCCGACCCCTTCGCCGACGAGCAGCCGCTGTTCACCATCGATGCAAGCAACGCCGAGCAGTACCGCGACAAGCTGTCCGCCGGCCAGCTGGCGATGCTCAAGCGCTACCCGGACAGCTACAGGCTCCCGGTCTACCGGACCCATCGCACGGCCGCGGTGCCCGAGGCGATCTATGCCGCGGCCAAGCGCAGCGCCCTCAACACCGTGCCGGTGGACGGCGGCAACGGCCTGCAGAACTTCGCCGACAGCCGCTACTACGCCTTTCCCATTCCCAAGAGCGGGGTCGAGGTGGTGTGGAACCACATCACCCGCTACCGCGGCGGCAACGTGCGCCGCCTGATCACCCAGGCGACGCCGCAGACCAACGGCTCCTACAGCCTGGTCAAGTTCGAGGACGAGGTGGCCTTTCCCGCCGACATGCCCGATCTCGACCCGGCCAAGGCCGGCAACATCCTGCTCTACTTCAAGCAGCGGGTGACCGCCCCCGCGCGCCTGGCCGGCAACGTGCTGCTGGTCCACGAGACCATCGACCAGGTCAAGGAGCCGCGCCTGGCGTGGATCTACAACGCCGGCCAGCGCCGCGTGCGCCGCGCCCCGCAGGTCGCCTACGACGGCCCCGGTACCGCCTCCGACGGCATGCGCACGGCGGACAACTTCGACCTGTTCTCCGGCGCCCCGGACCGCTACGACTGGAAGCTGATCGGCAAGAAGGAGATGTACATCCCCTACAACAGCTACAGGCTCGACTCGCCGGCGCTGAGCTACGACGAGGTGATCAAGGCCGGGCACATCAACCAGGACCTGACCCGCTACGAGCTGCACCGGGTCTGGGAGGTGGAGGCCACCCTGAAGGGCGGCGAGCGGCACATCTATGCCAAGCGCCACCTGTACTTCGACGAGGACAGCTGGCAGCTGGCCCTGGTCGATCACTACGACGGCCGCGGCCAGCTGTGGCGGGTGGCCGAGGGCCACGCCCAGCAGTACTTCAACCACAAGGTGCCGAGCTACACCCTGGAGGCGCTGTACGACGTGGTCGCCGGACGCTACCTGGCCCTGGGCATGAAGAACGAGGAGAAGTCCGCCTACGACTTCGGCTTCGATGCCAGCGCCGCCGACTACACCCCCGCCGCCCTGCGTACCTCCGGGGTGCGTTGA
- a CDS encoding helix-turn-helix transcriptional regulator, which yields MQRQRVADTLYRGVLLLASSRLWLWQGHHERAREALSRVLEHGRRHAALLPPAPFPELLPRLRYLLLRLELEQGTDVRQPLRVLLDQVLGEGRQALASELWLSLAEACVAAGDAQAAAQARQAGQALRQRLNYRCLWFEADEGGAGAAADGDGPAPLSGREVAVLRLIAQGCSNQEVAEQLYISLHTVKTHARRINGKLGVARRTQAVARAKALGLL from the coding sequence ATGCAGCGCCAGCGGGTCGCCGATACCCTCTACCGTGGCGTGCTGCTGCTGGCCAGCAGCCGCCTGTGGCTGTGGCAGGGGCATCACGAGCGGGCCCGCGAGGCCCTCAGCCGGGTCCTCGAGCATGGCCGCCGGCATGCCGCGCTGCTGCCTCCGGCGCCTTTCCCCGAGCTGCTGCCGCGCCTGCGCTATCTGCTGTTGCGCCTGGAACTGGAGCAGGGCACGGACGTGCGCCAGCCCCTGCGCGTCCTGCTCGACCAGGTCCTGGGCGAGGGCCGCCAGGCGCTCGCCAGCGAGCTCTGGCTGAGCCTGGCCGAGGCCTGCGTGGCGGCCGGCGATGCCCAGGCCGCGGCCCAGGCGCGGCAGGCGGGCCAGGCCCTGCGCCAACGCCTGAACTACCGCTGCCTGTGGTTCGAGGCGGACGAGGGCGGCGCCGGTGCCGCCGCCGATGGCGACGGCCCGGCGCCCCTGAGTGGTCGCGAAGTGGCGGTACTGCGGCTGATCGCCCAGGGCTGCTCCAATCAGGAGGTGGCCGAGCAGCTGTATATCTCCCTGCACACGGTCAAGACCCACGCCCGGCGCATCAACGGCAAGCTCGGCGTGGCCCGGCGCACCCAGGCGGTGGCGCGGGCCAAGGCACTTGGGCTGTTGTAA
- a CDS encoding dihydrolipoamide acetyltransferase family protein: MKYFKLPDLGEGLQEAEIVEWHVKAGDAVKTDQLLVSVETAKAIVDIPAPYDGVVLKTFGAEGDILHVGEPLLAYEGEADSGTVVGRLEGGGEAQDDSFFVGAAPSTREHLAPRATPAVRQLARQLGVDLSTLSGSGSDGLITRADVEAATQSARDRFGGEKLRGVRRSMAINMARSHAEVVPVVIVGDADLHRWKQARDPLVRLAQAIAVACQAEPVLNSWFDGKNLSLKQHQQLDLGIAVDSPEGLFVPVLRNVGARSAEDLKAGAQRLRADVKARSIPPQEMMGATLTLSNFGTLFGRYANPIVVPPQVAIIGAGGIRDEPVAVNGKVVVHPILPLSLTFDHRAVTGGEAARFLKALVQALEQAEG, from the coding sequence ATGAAGTATTTCAAGCTGCCCGACCTGGGCGAGGGCCTGCAGGAAGCCGAGATCGTCGAGTGGCACGTCAAGGCCGGCGACGCGGTGAAGACCGACCAGCTGCTGGTCTCGGTGGAAACCGCCAAGGCCATAGTCGACATCCCCGCGCCCTACGACGGCGTGGTGCTCAAGACCTTCGGCGCCGAGGGCGACATCCTCCACGTCGGCGAACCGTTGCTGGCCTACGAGGGCGAGGCCGACTCCGGCACCGTGGTCGGCCGCCTGGAGGGCGGCGGCGAGGCCCAGGACGACAGCTTCTTCGTCGGCGCCGCGCCCTCGACCCGCGAGCACCTGGCGCCGCGCGCCACCCCGGCGGTGCGCCAGCTGGCGCGCCAGCTGGGCGTCGACCTGAGCACCCTGAGCGGCAGCGGCAGTGACGGCCTGATCACCCGCGCCGACGTCGAGGCCGCCACCCAGAGCGCCCGCGACAGGTTCGGCGGCGAGAAGCTGCGCGGCGTGCGGCGCAGCATGGCGATCAACATGGCCCGCTCCCACGCCGAGGTGGTGCCGGTGGTCATAGTCGGCGACGCCGACCTGCATCGCTGGAAGCAGGCCCGCGACCCGCTGGTACGCCTGGCCCAGGCCATCGCCGTGGCCTGCCAGGCCGAGCCGGTGCTCAACAGCTGGTTCGACGGCAAGAACCTGTCGCTCAAGCAGCACCAGCAGCTCGACCTGGGCATCGCCGTGGACAGCCCCGAGGGCCTGTTCGTGCCGGTGCTGCGCAACGTCGGCGCGCGCAGCGCCGAGGACCTCAAGGCGGGGGCACAACGCCTGCGCGCCGACGTCAAGGCGCGCTCCATCCCGCCCCAGGAGATGATGGGCGCGACCCTGACCCTGTCCAACTTCGGCACCCTGTTCGGCCGCTACGCCAACCCCATCGTGGTGCCGCCGCAGGTGGCGATCATCGGCGCCGGCGGCATCCGCGACGAGCCGGTGGCGGTGAACGGCAAGGTGGTGGTGCATCCGATCCTGCCGCTGTCGCTGACCTTCGACCACCGCGCGGTCACCGGCGGCGAGGCGGCGCGCTTCCTCAAGGCGCTGGTGCAGGCCCTGGAGCAGGCCGAGGGCTGA
- a CDS encoding Leu/Phe/Val dehydrogenase produces the protein MFAMMEASRQEALHFAQDPATGLKAVIAIHSTRLGPALGGCRYLAYPDEQSAIHDAMRLAQSMSYKAALAGLEQGGGKAVIMRPAHVANRGALFEAFGRFIETLGGRYITAVDSGTSSADMDCIAQHTRHVTSTSRGGDPSPHTAMGVFAGIRASAMARLGSNDLEGLRVAIQGLGHVGYALAEQLHAVGAELLVSDLDAGRVQLAVEQLGAKAVPCADLLATPCDILAPCGLGGILNAETVGQLHCAVVAGAANTQLADLAVADSLQNRGILYAPDYVINSGGLIYVALQHRGESLTTITAHLTKISERLTEIYAHAQAEKRSPARVADSLAERLLYGR, from the coding sequence ATGTTCGCCATGATGGAAGCCTCCCGGCAGGAGGCGTTGCACTTCGCCCAGGACCCGGCGACCGGGCTCAAGGCGGTGATCGCCATCCACAGCACCCGTCTCGGCCCGGCGCTCGGCGGTTGCCGTTACCTGGCCTACCCCGACGAGCAGAGCGCGATCCACGACGCCATGCGCCTGGCCCAGAGCATGAGCTACAAGGCGGCCCTGGCCGGCCTGGAGCAGGGCGGCGGCAAGGCGGTGATCATGCGCCCGGCCCACGTGGCGAACCGCGGCGCGCTGTTCGAGGCCTTCGGCCGTTTCATCGAAACCCTCGGCGGACGCTACATCACCGCGGTGGACAGCGGCACCTCCAGCGCCGACATGGACTGCATCGCCCAGCACACCCGCCATGTCACCAGCACCTCCCGCGGTGGCGATCCTTCGCCGCACACGGCCATGGGCGTGTTCGCCGGGATTCGCGCCAGCGCCATGGCGCGCCTGGGCAGCAACGACCTGGAAGGGCTGCGGGTGGCGATCCAGGGCCTCGGCCATGTCGGCTACGCCCTGGCCGAGCAGCTGCATGCCGTCGGCGCCGAGCTGCTGGTCAGCGACCTGGATGCCGGCCGGGTGCAACTGGCGGTGGAGCAGCTGGGCGCCAAGGCGGTGCCCTGCGCAGACCTGCTCGCCACGCCCTGCGACATCCTCGCGCCCTGCGGCCTGGGTGGCATCCTCAATGCCGAGACGGTGGGGCAGCTGCACTGTGCGGTGGTGGCCGGGGCGGCCAACACCCAGCTGGCCGATCTGGCGGTCGCCGACAGCCTGCAGAACCGCGGCATCCTCTATGCGCCGGACTACGTGATCAACTCCGGCGGGCTGATCTACGTGGCGCTGCAGCACCGGGGCGAGAGCCTGACCACCATCACCGCGCACCTGACCAAGATCAGCGAGCGCCTGACCGAGATCTACGCCCACGCCCAGGCCGAGAAACGCTCGCCGGCGCGGGTCGCCGACAGCCTGGCCGAGCGCCTGCTGTACGGCCGCTGA
- a CDS encoding SirB1 family protein: protein MSPRQSCLACLEREPPALFEAALWIAAEHDSTLQPRQVLGELHGLQQQVDAGLPSLPARELAQPLLRRLGELDFHEDEAQPPAPRAALLHQVLRRRRGQPLSLALIALELARRLAIPLQGVNFPGHFLLRVPGADHLLDPCGGRRLYPRDCRELLLHQFGARAELNAGHLQGCDAHAMLQRLSRNLRQLHLQAQDYLAALKDAERVLQLGAPSLADHLARADLYRQLDCPQGERFDLQRALLLCDDAAQRLQLGERLRRLSTTPALH from the coding sequence ATGAGCCCGCGCCAATCCTGCCTAGCCTGCCTCGAGCGCGAACCGCCCGCCCTGTTCGAGGCGGCGTTGTGGATCGCCGCCGAGCACGATTCGACGCTGCAACCCCGGCAGGTGCTGGGCGAACTGCACGGCCTGCAGCAGCAGGTCGACGCCGGCCTGCCCAGCCTGCCCGCCCGGGAGCTGGCCCAACCACTGCTGCGGCGCCTGGGCGAGCTGGACTTCCACGAAGACGAGGCCCAGCCGCCAGCGCCGCGGGCCGCCCTGCTGCATCAGGTGCTGCGCCGGCGCCGCGGCCAGCCGCTGTCGCTGGCGCTGATCGCCCTGGAGCTGGCACGGCGCCTGGCCATTCCCCTGCAGGGGGTGAACTTCCCCGGGCATTTTCTGCTGCGCGTACCGGGCGCCGATCACCTGCTCGACCCCTGCGGCGGCCGCCGCCTGTACCCCCGCGACTGCCGCGAGCTGCTGCTGCACCAGTTCGGCGCCCGGGCCGAGCTCAACGCCGGCCACCTGCAGGGCTGCGATGCCCACGCGATGCTGCAGCGCCTGTCGCGCAACCTGCGCCAGCTGCACCTGCAGGCCCAGGACTACCTGGCCGCGCTGAAGGACGCCGAGCGGGTGCTGCAGCTGGGCGCGCCGAGCCTCGCCGACCACCTGGCCCGGGCCGACCTGTACCGGCAGCTGGACTGCCCCCAGGGCGAGCGCTTCGACCTGCAGCGCGCCCTGCTGTTGTGTGACGATGCGGCCCAGCGCCTGCAGCTCGGCGAGCGCCTGCGCCGACTGAGCACCACGCCGGCGCTGCACTGA
- the pdhA gene encoding pyruvate dehydrogenase (acetyl-transferring) E1 component subunit alpha: MPESLKLPYTRYLEPDGRLLGRLPDWADDFDLLIRLYRQMVLTRLFDQKAVALQRTGRIGTYAPTVGQEAIGVAIGALMRADDVLVPYYRDTAAQVMRGVKMEEILLYWGGDERGSAYVDPAVGQDFPLCVPIATQALHACGVATAMKIRGEHRVAVTTCGDGATSKGDFLEALNVAGAWQLPVVFVVNNNQWAISVPRRIQCGAPTLAQKALGAGFHGEQVDGNDILAVYDRLRSALERTRQGKGPVLLECLSYRLGDHTTADDASRYRSSEEVKQAWQEEPIKRLQSYLAAQGVWDEQREQELVGECQGRVQQAVAAFEAAGEQAPDTVFDYVYAQWPAALAEQREQFRERAARREENRHE, translated from the coding sequence ATGCCTGAGAGTCTGAAACTGCCCTACACCCGCTACCTCGAGCCCGATGGCCGCCTGCTCGGCCGCCTGCCGGACTGGGCCGACGACTTCGACCTGCTGATTCGCCTGTACCGGCAGATGGTGCTGACCCGCCTGTTCGACCAGAAGGCCGTGGCCCTGCAGCGCACCGGACGCATCGGCACCTATGCGCCGACCGTCGGCCAGGAGGCCATAGGCGTGGCCATCGGCGCCCTGATGCGCGCCGACGACGTGCTGGTGCCCTACTACCGCGACACCGCGGCGCAGGTGATGCGCGGGGTGAAGATGGAGGAGATCCTGCTCTACTGGGGCGGCGACGAGCGCGGCAGCGCCTACGTCGACCCGGCCGTGGGCCAGGATTTCCCGCTGTGCGTGCCGATCGCCACCCAGGCCCTGCATGCCTGCGGCGTGGCCACGGCGATGAAGATCCGCGGCGAGCACCGCGTCGCCGTCACCACCTGCGGCGACGGCGCCACCAGCAAGGGCGACTTCCTCGAGGCGCTGAACGTCGCCGGTGCCTGGCAGCTGCCGGTGGTGTTCGTGGTCAACAACAACCAGTGGGCCATCTCGGTGCCGCGGCGCATCCAGTGCGGCGCCCCGACCCTGGCGCAGAAGGCCCTGGGCGCCGGCTTCCACGGCGAGCAGGTCGACGGCAACGACATCCTCGCCGTCTACGACCGCCTGCGCAGTGCCCTGGAGCGGACGCGCCAGGGCAAGGGGCCGGTGCTGCTGGAATGCCTCAGCTACCGCCTCGGCGACCACACCACGGCGGACGATGCCAGCCGCTACCGCAGCTCCGAGGAGGTCAAGCAGGCCTGGCAGGAGGAGCCGATCAAGCGCCTGCAGAGCTACCTGGCGGCCCAGGGCGTGTGGGACGAGCAGCGCGAGCAGGAACTGGTCGGCGAGTGCCAGGGCCGGGTGCAGCAGGCCGTGGCGGCCTTCGAGGCGGCGGGCGAGCAGGCCCCGGACACGGTCTTCGACTATGTCTACGCGCAGTGGCCGGCGGCCCTGGCCGAGCAGCGCGAGCAGTTCCGCGAGCGGGCCGCCCGCCGCGAGGAGAACCGCCATGAGTGA
- a CDS encoding DUF1302 domain-containing protein, with the protein MTTRTRHAVFQPCALAVAVALGGVAPVQALDFSLGEIEGQFDSSLSVGASWAVRGADPDFISTASGGSASSRTSDDGRLNFKKGETFSKIFKGIHDLELKYGDSGAFIRGKYWYDFETKDEHRLFYDIDDHNRKQAAQSSGAEILDAFLYHNYSLGSLPGSVRVGKQVVSWGESTFIQNSINSINPIDAAAFRRPGAEIKEGLIPVNMLYLSQSLSDSLSLEAFYQLEWDQTVADNCGTFFSTADVVADGCEDRLVVFGPDLPPGESNNSFAPGENLYIPRAGDRDARDSGQYGVALRWFAEALHDTEFGLYAMNYHSRNPVFSTIRTTTPSPAFIPGAPNARYFIEYPEDIRLYGVSFQTNVGGTALSGEVSYRPNMPLQINSTDLSFAALGLPVAPVFTSGHAQNVAGADIHGYERRAVTQAQITAVQFIDRVLGASRLTLLGEVGYNHINGIDEDVGELRFGRDPIFGAGEFAAPGVCALFNSANPDECQGDGFFTSNSWGYRLRASAEYANLIAGINLTPSIAWSHDVDGYGPNFNEGSKAVSLGLSADYQNTYNASLSYTDFFGGEYNTITDRDFVALSFGVNF; encoded by the coding sequence ATGACAACAAGAACAAGACATGCCGTGTTCCAGCCCTGCGCGCTGGCCGTCGCCGTCGCCCTGGGCGGCGTGGCGCCGGTGCAGGCGCTCGACTTCAGTCTCGGCGAGATCGAGGGGCAGTTCGACTCGTCGCTGTCCGTCGGCGCCAGCTGGGCGGTGCGCGGCGCCGACCCGGACTTCATCTCCACCGCCAGCGGCGGCTCCGCCTCCTCGCGCACCTCGGACGACGGCCGGCTGAACTTCAAGAAGGGCGAGACCTTCTCGAAGATCTTCAAGGGCATCCACGACCTGGAGTTGAAGTACGGCGACAGCGGCGCCTTCATCCGCGGCAAGTACTGGTACGACTTTGAGACCAAGGACGAGCACCGGCTGTTCTACGACATCGACGACCACAACCGCAAACAGGCGGCGCAGTCCTCGGGGGCGGAGATCCTCGACGCCTTCCTCTACCACAACTACAGCCTCGGCAGCCTGCCGGGCAGCGTGCGGGTGGGCAAGCAGGTGGTCAGCTGGGGCGAGAGCACCTTCATCCAGAACTCGATCAACTCGATCAACCCGATCGACGCCGCCGCCTTCCGCCGCCCCGGCGCGGAGATCAAGGAGGGCCTGATCCCGGTCAACATGCTCTACCTGTCGCAGAGCCTGAGCGATTCGCTGAGCCTGGAAGCCTTCTACCAGCTGGAGTGGGACCAGACGGTGGCGGACAATTGCGGCACCTTCTTCTCCACCGCCGACGTGGTCGCCGATGGCTGCGAGGACCGCCTGGTGGTGTTCGGCCCGGACCTGCCGCCGGGCGAGTCGAACAACAGCTTCGCCCCCGGGGAGAACCTCTACATCCCCCGCGCCGGCGACCGCGACGCCCGCGACAGCGGCCAGTACGGGGTGGCCCTGCGCTGGTTCGCCGAGGCGCTGCACGACACCGAGTTCGGCCTCTACGCCATGAACTACCACAGCCGCAACCCGGTGTTCAGCACCATCCGCACCACCACGCCGTCGCCGGCCTTCATCCCGGGCGCGCCGAACGCCCGCTACTTCATCGAGTACCCGGAGGACATCCGCCTGTACGGCGTCAGCTTCCAGACCAACGTCGGCGGCACCGCGCTATCCGGCGAGGTCAGCTACCGGCCGAACATGCCGCTGCAGATCAACTCCACCGACCTGTCCTTCGCCGCCCTCGGCCTGCCGGTCGCGCCGGTGTTCACCAGCGGCCATGCGCAGAATGTCGCCGGCGCCGATATCCACGGCTACGAGCGCCGCGCCGTGACCCAGGCGCAGATCACCGCGGTGCAGTTCATCGACCGGGTGCTCGGTGCCAGCCGCCTGACCCTGCTCGGCGAGGTCGGCTACAACCACATCAACGGCATCGACGAGGACGTCGGCGAGCTGCGTTTCGGCCGCGATCCCATCTTCGGCGCCGGCGAGTTCGCCGCCCCGGGCGTCTGCGCCCTGTTCAACTCGGCCAACCCGGACGAGTGCCAGGGCGACGGCTTCTTCACCAGCAACTCCTGGGGCTATCGCCTGCGCGCCAGCGCCGAGTACGCCAACCTGATCGCCGGCATCAACCTGACCCCGAGCATCGCCTGGTCCCATGACGTCGACGGCTACGGGCCGAACTTCAACGAAGGCAGCAAGGCCGTCAGCCTCGGTCTCAGCGCCGACTACCAGAACACCTACAACGCCAGCCTCAGCTACACCGACTTCTTCGGCGGCGAATACAACACCATCACCGACCGCGACTTCGTCGCGCTGAGTTTCGGCGTGAACTTCTGA